Proteins from a genomic interval of Actinoalloteichus hymeniacidonis:
- a CDS encoding RNA polymerase subunit sigma-70, with amino-acid sequence MTEEGDGASVAERDTVLAVVRDGDESAFAQVVRRHERELRVHCYRMVASFDDAEDLTQKTFLRAWTKRDTFQGRSTFRAWLYRIATNACLDFLDRHPTRRLAAPGPGPASPVTIPWLSPFPDHLLPAAPEEEEPAARAVAKETIELAFLAAIQHLPPRQRAVVILRDVLGWPASHTAELLGDSVASANSALQRARGTLREHLPTRRTEWAATTEPSQAERALLRRYVAASEQADLAALTSLLRSDARFGQRPGASGHTEGETLRYDGRDAIIAAWTPACDGPDAMEFRVFETFVNRQPAAAVYVRAKGESVYQAFGLDVLRTEGDQVTEVLAFTADVFPMLGLPATW; translated from the coding sequence ATGACTGAGGAAGGCGACGGGGCGTCCGTGGCCGAGCGGGACACGGTGCTGGCCGTGGTGCGCGATGGGGACGAATCGGCTTTCGCCCAGGTGGTGCGGCGCCACGAGCGCGAACTACGGGTGCACTGCTACCGGATGGTGGCGTCCTTCGATGACGCGGAGGACCTCACCCAGAAGACCTTCCTCCGAGCCTGGACCAAGCGCGACACCTTCCAGGGCCGATCGACGTTTCGTGCCTGGCTGTATCGGATCGCGACCAACGCCTGTCTGGATTTCCTGGACCGGCATCCGACTCGCCGGCTGGCTGCACCGGGACCCGGACCGGCATCCCCGGTGACGATCCCTTGGCTGTCGCCCTTCCCGGATCACCTGCTGCCTGCCGCCCCGGAGGAGGAAGAGCCTGCTGCTCGTGCAGTGGCGAAGGAGACCATCGAACTGGCCTTCCTGGCGGCCATCCAGCATCTTCCCCCTCGCCAACGGGCGGTGGTGATCCTGCGCGACGTGCTGGGCTGGCCCGCATCGCATACGGCAGAACTCTTGGGTGACAGCGTCGCCTCGGCTAACAGCGCACTGCAACGGGCGCGCGGAACCCTCCGAGAGCATCTCCCGACCCGTCGGACGGAGTGGGCGGCCACCACGGAACCGAGTCAGGCGGAACGCGCGTTGCTGCGCCGCTATGTCGCTGCCAGCGAGCAGGCCGATCTCGCGGCCTTGACCTCGCTGCTTCGATCGGATGCGCGGTTCGGGCAACGGCCCGGAGCCAGTGGTCATACCGAGGGCGAGACGCTCCGCTACGACGGGCGCGACGCCATCATCGCGGCGTGGACACCGGCCTGCGATGGCCCCGACGCGATGGAGTTCCGTGTGTTCGAGACCTTTGTGAACCGGCAACCCGCCGCAGCGGTCTATGTCCGCGCGAAGGGAGAGTCGGTGTATCAGGCATTCGGACTGGACGTGCTGCGGACCGAAGGCGACCAGGTAACCGAAGTGCTGGCCTTCACCGCCGACGTCTTCCCGATGTTGGGGCTCCCGGCGACCTGGTGA
- a CDS encoding phosphotransferase family protein, which translates to MSQPTELWTDFFRTLGFNQAEVIGRGMEGEVFRLTAGLVGKVWHSRQVGELRPLRDLYAELAGQRLPFATPEIVDNTEHAGRQVTIERYLPGESLRSKLDSGQLSKAAALEATVNVVAALQRTTAGAAARSLPVLSEGRPLWAGHDTWSAALACLVQRRADRFAGVLRASVTDFDRKLAATVDLLNALPATEPQLVHGDICPENILASDSGEPTALLDWGFVSTAGDNAFEAAAAAGFFDMYGPEARDDDDTLMKVFADRLGHAVETQLLYRAAYAIAGANSYAADGADGHFRWCAAALDRADVTELLLTSSR; encoded by the coding sequence GTGAGCCAGCCGACAGAACTGTGGACCGACTTCTTCCGCACACTCGGATTCAACCAGGCCGAGGTCATCGGGCGCGGAATGGAGGGCGAGGTCTTCAGGCTGACTGCCGGGCTGGTGGGCAAGGTGTGGCATTCCCGGCAGGTCGGTGAACTTCGACCGCTGAGAGATCTCTACGCGGAACTGGCCGGTCAACGATTGCCCTTTGCCACCCCGGAGATCGTCGATAACACCGAGCACGCGGGACGGCAGGTGACGATCGAACGGTATCTCCCCGGTGAATCCCTGCGTTCGAAGCTTGATTCGGGCCAACTATCGAAGGCGGCGGCGCTGGAGGCCACCGTGAACGTGGTCGCTGCCCTCCAGAGGACCACCGCAGGCGCTGCGGCGCGGTCACTGCCCGTCTTGAGCGAAGGACGTCCACTGTGGGCCGGGCACGACACCTGGTCCGCGGCGCTTGCCTGCCTGGTGCAGCGCCGCGCCGACCGCTTCGCTGGGGTGTTGCGGGCTTCCGTAACCGACTTCGACCGGAAGCTCGCCGCCACAGTGGACCTGCTCAACGCCTTGCCCGCCACCGAGCCGCAGCTCGTGCACGGGGACATCTGTCCGGAGAACATCCTCGCCAGCGATTCCGGAGAGCCGACCGCGTTGCTGGATTGGGGCTTCGTCAGCACGGCCGGGGATAATGCTTTCGAGGCTGCGGCCGCCGCCGGATTCTTCGACATGTACGGCCCGGAGGCCAGGGACGACGATGACACCCTGATGAAGGTTTTCGCCGACCGGCTCGGACACGCGGTGGAGACGCAGTTGTTGTACCGGGCCGCCTATGCGATCGCGGGCGCCAACTCCTATGCCGCTGATGGGGCGGACGGGCATTTCCGGTGGTGCGCGGCGGCGCTCGATCGGGCCGATGTGACCGAGCTGCTGCTCACCTCGTCGCGATAG
- a CDS encoding DUF262 domain-containing protein: protein MKANETKLRDLLQGERQYLIPLYQRRYSWERKDLQQLWSDLSALLEDDTEAAHFMGSVVLAPSPTNTAAGVQGWIVVDGQQRLTTLSILLCAIRDHVRGDDPKLAEKIDDLYLFNKYAADQECYTLLPTQADRQAWISLLEQAPDAGGEDRIGQAYRYFRSALVAFDDPDDPHDIARIEQAIAGRLSIVEIAAHRDDNVHRIFESLNYTGQPLTQADLLRNYLFMRLPTQGEDVYRRQWLPLQELLSNKQLEELVWLDLVLRGDDRATQESVYQAQQQRLDALDGEAPLVEWITELHRKARLFRAIIEPSSAITDRLRQALGRLDRWGAGVVRPIALRILLAHDDGRLSDHEASDALRVVESYLVRRMITRIGSTGSNRVLMSLVKEIGEETPTAAAITKALSGPRKKFPTDRQLRDAVLTNNFYWAGRGTQRTFVLRSLEEDHRHGEPVDFDKSGLTIEHVLPQSLTEEWRQMLVEGAAEDETPEDLHGMLVHTLGNLSLTAYNAKLANDGFTAKKKILADSGLRMNREIASSINWGATEIRHRARGLAERAVRIWPGPDESAIAAPTMPQWRLMTQILASIPAGRWTSFSDVAEVIGSSPNAVSARLTSVPTANAHRVLKVSGEVSADFRWPDPAVTEDPIVLLQSEGLHFSESGRAAAAQRISAAELARLIDLDTDVPEVTGGA, encoded by the coding sequence ATGAAGGCCAACGAGACGAAGCTCCGTGATTTGTTGCAGGGTGAACGACAATACCTCATCCCGCTCTACCAGCGCCGTTATAGCTGGGAGCGCAAAGACCTGCAGCAATTGTGGAGCGATCTCAGCGCGCTACTGGAAGACGACACCGAGGCCGCGCATTTCATGGGGTCCGTCGTGCTCGCTCCCAGCCCGACGAACACGGCAGCCGGAGTGCAGGGTTGGATCGTGGTCGACGGGCAACAACGACTCACCACCTTGAGCATTCTGCTCTGCGCGATCCGCGACCACGTTCGGGGAGATGACCCGAAGCTGGCCGAGAAGATCGACGATCTGTACCTGTTCAACAAGTATGCCGCCGATCAGGAGTGCTACACGCTGCTGCCTACCCAAGCCGACCGGCAGGCCTGGATCTCGCTGCTGGAGCAGGCCCCGGATGCGGGCGGTGAAGACCGTATCGGCCAGGCATACCGCTACTTTCGCAGTGCGCTCGTCGCGTTCGACGACCCGGACGACCCGCACGACATCGCCCGGATCGAGCAGGCTATCGCCGGCCGGTTGAGCATTGTGGAGATCGCCGCGCATCGGGACGACAACGTGCACCGGATCTTCGAATCCCTCAATTACACCGGCCAGCCGCTGACCCAGGCCGATCTGCTGCGCAACTATCTCTTCATGCGCCTTCCGACCCAGGGTGAGGACGTCTATCGCAGGCAGTGGCTGCCGTTGCAGGAGCTGCTCAGCAACAAACAGCTCGAAGAACTCGTCTGGCTCGACCTGGTGCTGCGGGGCGATGATCGGGCCACTCAGGAATCCGTCTATCAGGCCCAACAACAGCGGTTGGACGCCTTGGACGGCGAAGCGCCGTTGGTGGAATGGATCACCGAGCTGCATCGAAAGGCACGACTGTTCCGCGCCATCATCGAGCCGTCCTCGGCGATCACGGACCGGTTGCGCCAGGCGCTCGGGCGGCTGGATCGGTGGGGCGCCGGGGTGGTGCGTCCGATTGCCCTGCGGATCCTGCTGGCGCACGATGACGGTCGGCTTTCCGATCACGAGGCATCGGACGCATTGCGGGTCGTCGAAAGCTATCTGGTCCGGCGCATGATCACTCGCATCGGCAGCACCGGATCGAACCGGGTACTGATGTCCTTGGTGAAGGAGATCGGCGAGGAGACCCCCACGGCCGCCGCGATCACCAAGGCGTTGTCGGGCCCGAGGAAGAAGTTCCCGACCGACCGGCAGCTGCGCGATGCCGTGCTCACCAACAATTTCTACTGGGCCGGACGGGGCACCCAACGGACCTTCGTGCTGCGTAGCCTGGAGGAGGATCATCGACATGGCGAACCGGTCGACTTCGATAAGTCGGGACTGACCATCGAACACGTCCTCCCGCAGTCGTTGACCGAGGAGTGGCGGCAGATGCTGGTCGAGGGCGCTGCCGAGGATGAGACGCCGGAGGACCTCCATGGAATGCTCGTGCATACCCTGGGAAACCTCAGTCTGACGGCGTACAACGCGAAACTCGCCAACGACGGTTTCACCGCGAAGAAGAAGATTCTCGCCGACAGTGGGCTGCGGATGAACCGCGAGATCGCATCGTCGATCAACTGGGGCGCCACCGAGATTCGACACCGGGCACGTGGGCTGGCGGAACGTGCCGTCCGAATCTGGCCGGGGCCGGACGAATCGGCGATCGCGGCACCGACGATGCCGCAATGGCGTTTGATGACTCAGATCCTGGCGTCGATCCCCGCCGGACGGTGGACGAGCTTCTCGGATGTCGCCGAGGTCATCGGCTCGAGCCCGAATGCCGTCAGTGCGCGGCTGACCAGTGTTCCGACGGCCAATGCGCACCGAGTATTGAAGGTCAGCGGCGAGGTATCGGCGGATTTTCGGTGGCCGGACCCTGCGGTGACCGAGGACCCGATCGTGCTCTTGCAGTCGGAGGGGTTGCACTTCAGTGAATCGGGACGAGCCGCCGCCGCGCAGCGCATCTCCGCTGCCGAGCTCGCTCGTTTGATCGACCTGGATACGGATGTGCCCGAGGTGACGGGCGGAGCCTGA
- a CDS encoding TetR/AcrR family transcriptional regulator — protein MPRLQISRDQILDAAAAVITRHGFAKASMADFAAEAGVSKGLLYLRFIDKPALLRALLDREFLSALRIVTAAVEQDERGGLLSRIYLHSIAALNSRPLLLAFYRDDQQRTLARFVREAAPERYTARIEAGRRFIDRLRTEGMVRSDLDGRLADVLSVFAFGLTMTAPYADVESLLGGFAELVAQSIDSDVDDTSAGKRVFAEFTAELAASTEEQTR, from the coding sequence GTGCCCAGATTGCAGATCAGCCGTGATCAGATCCTCGATGCCGCCGCCGCCGTGATCACGCGTCACGGCTTCGCCAAGGCATCGATGGCGGATTTCGCGGCGGAGGCCGGCGTCTCCAAAGGACTGCTCTACCTGCGCTTCATCGACAAACCGGCGCTGCTGCGTGCCTTGCTCGATCGGGAGTTCCTCAGCGCTTTGCGGATCGTGACGGCTGCTGTCGAGCAGGACGAGCGCGGCGGACTGCTCTCCCGGATCTATCTGCACTCGATCGCGGCGTTGAACAGCAGGCCGCTGCTGTTGGCCTTCTACCGAGATGACCAGCAGCGCACGCTGGCCCGCTTCGTGCGGGAGGCCGCGCCGGAACGCTATACCGCACGCATCGAGGCGGGGCGGCGGTTCATCGATCGGTTGCGAACCGAGGGCATGGTGCGCAGCGACCTCGACGGGCGACTCGCCGATGTGCTGTCGGTGTTCGCCTTCGGACTGACCATGACGGCTCCCTACGCGGATGTCGAATCGCTGCTCGGTGGGTTCGCCGAATTGGTCGCGCAGAGCATCGACAGCGATGTCGACGACACCTCGGCGGGCAAACGCGTATTCGCCGAGTTCACCGCGGAACTGGCCGCATCAACTGAGGAGCAGACCCGATGA
- a CDS encoding alpha/beta fold hydrolase, with amino-acid sequence MSAPARVDRLIPNGAREEFLAVDGGRVRLLRSTTSGDGVPMLLIHGGGSDNAAISWNLLFEPLSRDRPVIALDLPGFGYTEGLPITGTAQGMARQADRVLEVLGIERAIVVGVSMGGEVALRFALHHPDSTAAAVAIAPGGLIEVYRNPLAHRIAWLGTTLPDAVLLPLSSVANRFTRSVIRHMVHDIETLPAPVVDEMVREARRPRAGYAYGRYTKAAIGSKRMHNNLLPSVARIAAPTLLFHGSQDSLVDPEGSRAAAKLMSDARLVMVPDCGHWAQIEKHERFCAELAAFLAQHHID; translated from the coding sequence ATGAGCGCACCAGCGAGAGTCGACAGGTTGATCCCGAACGGTGCACGGGAGGAATTCCTGGCGGTGGACGGGGGACGGGTCCGCCTATTACGCAGTACGACCTCGGGGGACGGGGTTCCGATGCTGCTCATCCACGGTGGTGGATCCGACAATGCCGCCATCTCTTGGAACCTGCTGTTCGAGCCGCTGTCGCGAGATCGTCCGGTGATCGCCCTCGATCTTCCGGGATTCGGCTACACCGAAGGACTGCCCATCACCGGCACGGCGCAGGGGATGGCTCGGCAGGCAGATCGCGTTCTCGAAGTGTTGGGGATCGAGCGAGCCATCGTGGTCGGCGTGTCGATGGGCGGCGAGGTCGCGCTTCGCTTCGCACTGCATCACCCGGATTCGACTGCCGCAGCCGTGGCGATCGCACCGGGTGGGCTCATCGAGGTGTATCGCAATCCGTTGGCGCACCGAATCGCCTGGCTGGGCACCACGTTGCCCGATGCCGTGCTGCTTCCGTTGTCCAGCGTGGCCAATCGCTTCACGCGGTCGGTGATCCGGCACATGGTGCACGACATCGAAACCCTTCCCGCCCCGGTCGTCGACGAGATGGTCCGGGAAGCGCGACGGCCGCGAGCCGGTTACGCCTATGGCCGATACACCAAGGCGGCGATCGGGTCGAAGCGGATGCACAACAACCTGCTGCCGAGCGTGGCGCGGATCGCTGCGCCGACGCTGCTTTTCCACGGCAGTCAAGATTCCCTCGTCGACCCGGAAGGGTCCCGGGCCGCAGCGAAACTGATGTCCGATGCACGGCTGGTGATGGTGCCGGATTGCGGCCACTGGGCGCAGATCGAGAAACACGAACGCTTCTGTGCGGAGTTGGCGGCTTTTCTTGCACAGCACCACATCGACTGA
- a CDS encoding GNAT family N-acetyltransferase, producing MTDINPDSVESMRQLVAGWRPLVLDAAPTADIRDLPGLSIRWADSRFLFWNALTFTEVGADSSMLAERLDQAARIMRAKSRPGNLWLFEDLLDEAARWALPEAAERAGLTLSFTGAGMAIDFRPDLEPSHPLLTFVRVTTDEQIEAYADLNSRAYGFDLADGRDGLVGSELWKTEIHAYLGLLDGVPVTAAATMACDGRLFVVLVATAPEHSRQGFGAAVTRKALHEGARATGLTRATLHATPDGASVYRRIGFQANSPIHFYSLAG from the coding sequence GTGACGGACATCAACCCCGACTCGGTCGAATCGATGCGGCAGCTCGTCGCCGGCTGGCGTCCCCTGGTGCTCGACGCAGCTCCTACGGCGGACATCCGGGACCTACCCGGACTGTCCATCCGCTGGGCGGATTCGCGATTCCTGTTCTGGAATGCGCTCACCTTCACCGAGGTGGGCGCCGACTCCTCGATGCTGGCCGAGCGCCTCGATCAAGCGGCGCGGATCATGCGGGCGAAGTCTCGCCCGGGCAATCTGTGGCTCTTCGAGGACCTGTTGGATGAGGCCGCCCGCTGGGCATTGCCCGAGGCCGCCGAGCGTGCCGGGCTGACGCTGTCGTTCACCGGGGCAGGCATGGCCATCGATTTCCGCCCAGACCTCGAACCGAGCCACCCACTACTGACCTTCGTCCGAGTGACCACCGACGAACAGATCGAGGCCTACGCGGACCTGAACTCCCGCGCCTACGGCTTCGACCTCGCCGACGGACGCGACGGACTGGTCGGCTCCGAGCTGTGGAAGACCGAGATACACGCCTACCTCGGCCTCCTCGACGGGGTCCCGGTCACGGCGGCGGCCACCATGGCCTGCGACGGCCGACTATTCGTGGTGCTCGTCGCAACCGCCCCGGAACACAGCCGCCAGGGTTTCGGTGCGGCGGTGACGCGCAAGGCGCTCCACGAGGGCGCCCGCGCCACCGGACTCACCCGAGCCACCCTGCACGCGACACCGGACGGCGCCTCGGTGTACCGGCGAATCGGTTTTCAGGCGAACTCTCCGATCCACTTCTATTCGCTCGCCGGGTGA
- a CDS encoding LLM class flavin-dependent oxidoreductase, whose translation MTATPRLSVLDRSLVRRGHSPAESLQRTRRFAVEAERLGYHRFWVAEHHGVPGVAGAAPTVLAAAVASATSHIRVGTGGVMLPNHQPLVVAEQFGVLESMFPGRIDLGLGRSLGFTAKIRRALGRDRESAERFGESVAELLGYFTATPDASVRAVPAEGLRIPMFILATGAGVEFAAQAGLPLVIAAIRGDEALRQSVDQYRETFQPSALTSRPYVVLSRSIAVAETTEQARRLLIPEAWSSAYSRVHGVFPPLEPVGDILARQFTDWEREQFDRAMRGHLYGTEAEVTEALAAIVGAIEADEVLVSTSGYDEDGLLDSYRRLARLFPQPH comes from the coding sequence GTGACCGCAACCCCACGCCTCTCCGTCCTGGATCGCTCGCTCGTGCGGCGTGGGCACTCTCCGGCGGAATCGCTGCAGCGCACTCGCCGGTTCGCGGTCGAGGCCGAACGGCTGGGCTACCACCGATTCTGGGTTGCCGAGCATCACGGGGTGCCCGGCGTGGCTGGGGCGGCGCCGACCGTGCTGGCGGCTGCGGTGGCCTCGGCGACCTCGCATATCCGGGTGGGCACCGGCGGGGTGATGCTGCCCAATCACCAGCCGTTGGTGGTGGCCGAGCAGTTCGGAGTGCTCGAATCGATGTTCCCCGGCCGGATCGACCTCGGCCTCGGACGCTCGTTGGGCTTCACCGCGAAGATCCGCCGGGCCTTGGGCCGCGACCGAGAATCGGCCGAGCGCTTCGGCGAGTCGGTGGCCGAGCTGCTGGGCTACTTCACCGCCACACCGGATGCCTCGGTGCGTGCCGTGCCCGCCGAGGGCCTTCGGATTCCGATGTTCATCCTGGCCACGGGTGCCGGCGTCGAGTTTGCCGCGCAGGCAGGCCTGCCGCTGGTGATCGCCGCCATTCGAGGCGATGAGGCGCTGCGGCAGTCCGTTGACCAGTATCGCGAGACATTCCAACCCTCGGCGCTGACGTCACGGCCGTATGTGGTGCTCTCCCGATCGATCGCCGTCGCGGAGACCACCGAGCAGGCCCGCAGGCTCCTGATTCCGGAGGCGTGGTCGAGCGCGTACTCGCGAGTGCACGGGGTCTTCCCGCCGTTGGAGCCGGTCGGGGACATCCTGGCTCGGCAATTCACCGACTGGGAGCGAGAGCAGTTCGACCGAGCGATGCGCGGTCACCTCTACGGCACCGAGGCCGAGGTCACCGAGGCACTGGCGGCCATCGTCGGAGCCATCGAGGCCGATGAGGTGTTGGTGAGCACCAGCGGCTACGACGAGGACGGGCTACTCGACTCCTACCGCAGATTGGCGCGGCTGTTCCCGCAACCGCACTGA
- a CDS encoding TetR/AcrR family transcriptional regulator has product MGGRRRVPNDEGRRERIVEAALEVLTDHGVHKTTHRLIAERAGVPLGSVTYYFDGLPSILRAAFTLLASTMSHKYRSALTAATNRAQACEVVTDLICGPGYATPSEMTALFELYSYANHDAACHTIAREWIGTSRQSLAMHFSEDACRALDALIEGWPLHRTFEGAPLSRELVLATVRAVADRLDPE; this is encoded by the coding sequence ATGGGGGGACGACGGCGGGTACCGAATGACGAGGGGCGCCGGGAACGGATCGTCGAGGCGGCGCTGGAGGTACTCACCGACCACGGCGTCCACAAGACGACGCACCGCCTGATCGCAGAGCGGGCCGGGGTGCCGCTGGGCTCGGTGACGTACTACTTCGACGGACTGCCGTCGATCCTGCGAGCGGCCTTCACCCTGCTCGCCTCGACGATGTCGCACAAGTACCGAAGCGCGCTGACGGCCGCGACGAATCGGGCGCAGGCATGCGAGGTCGTCACGGACCTGATCTGCGGTCCGGGCTACGCCACTCCCAGCGAGATGACGGCGTTGTTCGAGCTCTACTCGTATGCCAATCACGACGCGGCCTGCCACACCATCGCCCGCGAGTGGATCGGCACCAGCCGTCAGAGCCTGGCCATGCATTTCTCCGAGGACGCCTGCCGTGCGCTCGACGCCCTGATCGAGGGCTGGCCGCTGCACCGGACCTTCGAGGGCGCCCCGCTGTCACGCGAACTCGTGCTGGCGACGGTGCGCGCGGTCGCCGACCGGCTCGACCCCGAGTAG
- a CDS encoding MFS transporter has product MAHPIAQRRLALFVLFFLPGIGISSWVTRTPAIRDLLDASTAQMGLVLFGLSVGSMVGILSAGPLVKRTGARPIIVLGISSFVLSMPTIGLGSALSMPLLVAAGLCLFGLGMGAGEVAMNVEGADVEKALGKPFLPALHGCFSLGTVVGAAAGIVFTATEFSVVWHLLIVGAIAFAAFALVIRAVPPGTGRSIETKPAEGTVRRGPVLWRDSRLLLIGGIMLAVALTEGTANDWLPLIMVDGHGFDAELGSAIYAAFAAAMTVGRFVGGRIVERVGRSRVLGGSAVLGVLGLALVMVVDNQIVAGAAVVLWGLGTSLGFPVALSAAGDSGPDTAARVSFVATVGYVAFLVGPPVLGFFGEEFGLRAALILPMVLLAAAVFLSPAAGPRRGDRTDERMESA; this is encoded by the coding sequence GTGGCCCACCCGATCGCTCAGCGCCGCCTAGCGCTCTTCGTGCTGTTCTTCCTCCCCGGCATCGGGATCTCGTCCTGGGTGACTCGAACTCCCGCCATTCGCGACCTCCTCGACGCCTCGACCGCGCAGATGGGGCTGGTGCTCTTCGGGCTGTCGGTCGGGTCGATGGTCGGAATCCTCTCGGCGGGTCCACTGGTGAAACGCACGGGAGCGCGGCCGATCATCGTGCTCGGGATCAGCTCGTTCGTCCTGAGCATGCCGACCATCGGTCTGGGCAGCGCGTTGTCGATGCCGCTGCTCGTCGCGGCGGGCCTTTGCCTCTTCGGATTGGGGATGGGGGCGGGTGAGGTAGCGATGAACGTCGAGGGCGCGGACGTGGAGAAAGCACTCGGCAAGCCGTTCCTCCCCGCATTGCACGGCTGCTTCAGCCTGGGCACCGTCGTCGGCGCCGCCGCGGGGATCGTGTTCACCGCCACCGAGTTCTCCGTGGTCTGGCATCTGCTGATCGTCGGCGCGATCGCCTTCGCCGCCTTCGCTCTCGTCATCCGCGCCGTGCCACCCGGCACCGGTCGCAGCATCGAGACGAAACCGGCCGAGGGAACCGTGCGACGCGGTCCCGTGTTGTGGCGAGATTCCCGGCTGCTGTTGATCGGCGGAATCATGCTGGCGGTGGCCTTGACGGAGGGCACGGCCAACGACTGGCTCCCGCTGATCATGGTCGACGGACATGGTTTCGACGCGGAACTGGGCTCGGCGATCTACGCGGCGTTCGCCGCCGCGATGACCGTCGGCCGATTCGTCGGCGGCCGAATCGTGGAGCGTGTCGGCCGCAGTCGGGTACTCGGCGGCAGTGCGGTCCTCGGCGTCCTCGGGTTGGCGCTGGTGATGGTCGTCGACAACCAGATCGTCGCGGGCGCCGCCGTGGTGCTCTGGGGCTTGGGCACCTCGCTCGGTTTCCCGGTGGCGCTCTCCGCAGCGGGGGACTCCGGTCCCGACACGGCCGCGCGGGTCTCGTTCGTGGCGACCGTCGGCTATGTCGCCTTCCTCGTCGGGCCGCCGGTGCTCGGTTTCTTCGGCGAGGAGTTCGGCCTTCGTGCGGCGTTGATCCTGCCGATGGTGCTGCTTGCGGCAGCTGTCTTCCTCTCGCCTGCTGCGGGACCGCGTCGGGGCGACCGCACCGACGAGCGGATGGAAAGCGCCTGA
- a CDS encoding DeoR/GlpR family DNA-binding transcription regulator has protein sequence MDVGERLRRIEQIVAAEETVTVADLADRFVTSEATIRRGLIELDRKGVLRRVHGGAKRLRLRGSEVSFASRAATNIEAKTRIAAEVVRRLTANEAVLLDSGTTCVEIARSIGDLPLRVMPLSLTSASVLAEADNVRLTTPGGDVRPGERSFVGPLTELCIRRLRFDTVIVSGCGVSLTNGVTAYDIGDATVKMTAIDCADRAILVCDSSKWDKTAVAWVAHLRSFDMVITDRRLSADELAFFKQHGVEAVIV, from the coding sequence ATGGACGTCGGTGAGCGGTTACGCAGGATCGAGCAGATCGTCGCCGCCGAGGAGACGGTGACGGTGGCGGACCTGGCCGACCGGTTCGTCACCTCGGAGGCGACTATCCGACGCGGGCTGATCGAACTGGATCGCAAGGGTGTGCTGCGTCGGGTGCACGGCGGTGCGAAACGCCTACGGTTACGCGGGTCGGAGGTGTCCTTCGCGAGCCGGGCTGCCACCAACATCGAGGCCAAGACGCGGATCGCGGCCGAGGTGGTCCGCAGGCTCACCGCCAACGAAGCCGTCCTGCTCGATAGTGGCACGACCTGCGTCGAGATCGCCCGGTCGATCGGCGACCTGCCGTTGCGGGTGATGCCGTTGTCACTGACCTCGGCCTCGGTACTCGCCGAAGCGGACAACGTCCGGCTCACCACGCCCGGCGGCGATGTGCGGCCAGGGGAGCGGTCCTTCGTCGGGCCGCTGACCGAGTTGTGTATCCGACGCCTGCGCTTCGACACAGTGATCGTCTCCGGGTGCGGCGTCTCACTGACCAATGGCGTCACCGCTTACGACATCGGAGACGCGACCGTGAAGATGACCGCCATCGACTGCGCCGACCGCGCGATCCTGGTCTGCGACAGCTCCAAATGGGACAAGACCGCAGTTGCCTGGGTGGCGCACCTGCGGTCCTTCGACATGGTGATCACCGACCGCAGACTGAGTGCCGACGAGCTGGCCTTCTTCAAGCAGCACGGCGTCGAAGCGGTGATCGTGTGA